The following are encoded together in the Methanothermobacter tenebrarum genome:
- a CDS encoding cyclophilin-like fold protein: MMIKIEVEGKGHAIGKLDDRNPKTAQIIYDNLPLEGRALIWLEEVYFDIPLTIEYENPSKKATIGDISYWPPGYAFCIFFGSSQPYSEVNHIGKIIENLEIFQEVEEGDRIIIDRVE; encoded by the coding sequence ATGATGATCAAGATAGAAGTTGAAGGGAAAGGCCATGCGATTGGAAAATTGGATGATAGAAACCCTAAAACGGCTCAGATCATCTATGATAATCTGCCATTAGAGGGCAGAGCCCTCATATGGCTTGAAGAGGTCTATTTTGACATACCATTAACCATAGAATATGAGAATCCATCCAAAAAGGCTACTATAGGTGATATATCCTATTGGCCTCCAGGTTATGCCTTCTGTATCTTTTTCGGGTCAAGTCAACCCTATTCTGAAGTTAACCATATAGGTAAGATCATAGAAAACCTTGAAATCTTCCAGGAAGTGGAGGAAGGTGACAGGATAATCATAGATAGGGTTGAGTGA